The window ATTGAAGGTACTTTGTTCATAACAGTTCTTTTTATTGTAAACATTTAGGGCATTTTGGAAAATGCGATTAAAATCACCAATGAGCCCCCGACTGGCATGCACGCCAATTTACATGCTGCTCTTGACAATTTTGACCAGGTGagtttctctgcttcctgtcagtgcAGCGTCTTATGCAGTGCGTCTGCTGTTTCACCAGTTAGTCTGTTCATTTGCTGGCCGACCCCTTCAGGACATCCTGGACCAGTGCAGCCGCGAGCAGGAGTTCAAGACCATCCTCTTCTCCCTGTGTTACTTCCACGCCTGTgtggcagagaggaggaagttcGGTCCTCAGGGGTGGAACAGAAAATATCCGTTCAACACGGGGGATCTGACTATATCAGTTAACGTCCTCTACAACTACCTTGAGGCGAACGCACAGGTGGGATGTGTTGCGCTGTGAATGGAGGAGGTGGTGTTCCGACTGATTCCTGCGTGGATGACGAAGAGCTGGTTGTTCTGGCAGGATGTTGTTCAGATTGTGGTAATGATGCAGGTGCCCTGGGAGGACCTGAGGTACCTGTTTGGGGAGATCATGTATGGAGGACACATCACCGACGACTGGGACCGTCGGCTCTGCAGGACGTACCTGGAGGAGTACATGCAGCCCAACCAGGtccgtgtttgtttgtttcaggtgATACAGAGAAACAGTGCTCTCAGGTGAACAGGGCCTCTGTGCAAACATTCGCTCATAGccacattttatttcttctgtGATACAAGCGTGTGCCGCTTTGGGATGCAATTCAACTTCAGGTAGAAGCTGTTTGGCGAGTTTTCGCACATGAAAGCAGAATATATTGGCTCAAGTTTCTGGCAACCAGGTGTGCCAGAGCACCTGGTTGCTTTTCTCTCACCGACTGCGGTTGAATAATTTGCTTAATGATACTGGCTTGAAATTTAGAGCTTAAATTTGTCGATCTATATTTTTATGCAGTTTGATAGGAAGCTCTCACTGGCACCTGGATTTGTTGTTCCCTCCAACCTGGACTACCAGGTAAGCTGAGTCTGATATTGTGTGAGAAAGCCGGAATCTTTCTATTTAACATGTCAAATCGAGTTGACTGTTCACACGTGCTATGGTGAACCTGCAGGGCTACCACGACTTCATCGATGAGATGCTACCCCACGAGAGCCCAGTGCATTATGGGCTGCACCCCAACGCAGAAATCGAATTCCTGACGGTGACGTCGGATAACCTCTTTCGCACTTtgctggagctgcagtctcCCGACGCAGTGATGGGGGAGGGAGCCTCGCAGACGCTTGAGGAGAAGGTGGCTGCATGTGTTCACTAATGCCTTCATGTGATTATTTATCAACCTTTTTTCCATAAAAGGGGTTGAAAAACATTAATTTATGACTTTAGCACCACCATACTTTCCAAAAACTTACATACAGTGCTTATCCCAGCTCACAAAAGTAGCCCTCTCCATCATTATGGAGGCGAAGGCATCAGCAAATCAGGACTGGGAAGacaaattcatttttcatgCTCTGGATAACATCTCACTCCACTCGCCTCAGGTGAAAACGATTCTGGATGAAGTGCTGGAAAAACTGCCTGAGGAGTACAATATGTCCGACATCACTTCCAAGACAGCTGAGCGATCGCCGTACATCCTGGTCTGCTTCCAGGAGTGTGAGCGCATGAACACGCTCATCTTTGAGATACGCCGCTCCCTGAAGGAGCTCGACCTTGGGCTCAAGGTTGGTTTATGATCACTTGCGTTTGTTGAGAGCAGCACTCGAAGCATTAATTCTGAGTTTACCTGAGTGAACAAATCTAtaggaggaagaaagaagatAATACTGTAACTCAtaagattttttaaaataagcACACAGAACAGAGGCTCTTCTATATGTTGCATAAACTCTTTCAAGCTTTAACAgctcaacttttttttgtcaaagggTGAACTGGCCATGTCGTCTGAGATGGAGAAGCTCCAGACGGCATTGTTCTTTGACAACGTCCCGGATACCTGGACCAAGCTGGCCTATCCCTCCACATACAGCCTGGCTATATGGTTTGTGTGCCATTTTGGCCAATtttaaaaagtccaaaaaagaaaaaaaaaacattttataaactGAGATTTAGTTTTACTTTGTGTGCTGTGTGGGATACTGTACAATACATTACAAACAGGCAGAGTGAGATCTACcaggggaggtggggggggagcTTCCATTCCCTCATAATGATTAATGCTGCTTCGCCATTATCTGAGTACAGCAGGGCCGTCTAAATTCACACTTTGACTCctcgcacttttttttttgccgtgcTCAGTAAAAAACATTAAGTTGAGTGCCAGCCTCCctaatgtttttcacattaaatgagATTATTGTTAATGGCTGCTGCGATCCGTGGGTAATAAAAAGCACTTGCTGACGTGTGCAGAGGCTGTTGCCTCAAATGACACTTTCATACAGTACCTTCGGCTATTACACTTAAGGTGTTCTGTAACTTAGTTTATCTTCTTGTCTTTACATTTATAACATAAATATGTTAATGTTTTATTGAACGTGTTCTTGGGAAGGGCATTTAGTCCCACAGCACAACATGATCTGTGGTGGGAAGTACAGttggtatttttttattatccGAATTAGCCGTCAGTGGTTTTGTTCTTGTCAGGTATAATGACGTGATGCAGCGCTGTAAAGAGCTGGACAGTTGGACGCAGGACTTGTCTCTGCCCAGCGTCGTGTGGCTCTCTGGGTTGTTCAACCCTCAGTCTTTCCTCACAGGTAACACAAAAACAAGGAACGCACAGTTCCCAAACTCCTGCactcctgtttttttctcttctttttcccaCCCTGCTCCTTCTTTTGCAGCCGTGATGCAAACCCTGGCACGAAAGAATGAGTGGCCCCTCGATAAAGTGAATCTCACGGTGGACGTGACCAAGAAATTCAAGGAGGAGTTCAACCAGCCGGCGAGGGAGGGAGCCTACGTGTATGGACTTTATATGGAaggtaagaaaaacaaaccatctATGCTTTATGACAACTTTAAAGGTACAGAGCCCCCTTCAGCtcaacatgttaaaaaaagagttttaaTATGTAAAGCAGCAAAACCTTTTCCCACGTTAAAGGTGCGAGGTGGGACACTCAGACCGGGGTCATCACGGAGGCCCGTCTGAAAGACCTGACCCCGGCGATGCCCGTCATGTCCGTCCGAGCGGTGCCCAACGACCGCCAGGAGACCAGGAACATTTATGAGTGTCCACTCTACAAGACCAAGATCCGAGGACCCACGTATGTGTGGACTTTGAGCCTGAAGACCCGAGAGCGGCCCGCCAAGTGGGTTCTGGCTGGAGTggctctgctgctcagtgtgtgaggCGGAGCTTTAACTTcaagacaaacacactccaCTGAACCAGGTGTTCAAAGGGGAGAGGATGCTTGTTTTATGCTTTTGTGTGGTGCATACTCttcattttattgtaatttgCATACAATAAAAACGCTTCACCTACTGGGAGATTGAGGCCTAAACTCGGAGCCGAATCACTGGGATGGAAACAGATTTTCgtctttttattgaaaaatgataaaatatacaGAGAAATGCCAAAAATTCACACACTAGGGTCACAGTTAGAACTGATAAAAGTCAAAGCACGTTTTTGAACCAACCAAATCTACAAACTACAGGAtaagcaggaggaaaacaataGACAGTGCTGCCTCATTAGAGCGGCGTTCAAGTGTGTCgttctgtaacacttgtacctctTACAGTATGTTATGCAGCGGTTTTAATAGCACATTAAATTACACAGGTGAAGTCATTCTGACAACTTTTGCTAGACAACCTCTAAGTCTGTTTGCTCCTTCCTACTTCAACGTAACCCACTGGTGAAGTTGTttccttttaattaaaaaaatcaaaatgattgCCAGCTGTTTTTCAACCGGAGGTTGTTCTACACGTAACGACACTAAATGTGCCGAGTCTGAAtcttttctgggtttttttggcCTCTGTGTGGATTTCTATGTGTGAGTCTGCTAAAGTGTTTCCTAGTCACTGTCGGACCAGTCGAGCTCCATCATGTCCATGGCCGCGGTGGCCATGTTGATCTTGGTTCCGTGTCGCACGCTGCAGCTCTTCACAGAGTTCTGATTGGACGACGCCCGCATGCTCACCTGCACCCCGGAGTGGCCCAGTACGCCCACCTCGCCTCGGATTTTCTGGCTGATGGCCTCGCTGAGGTCGCCTCGCACCCCCTGCACCACAACCCCCATGTCCCCCCtgcgacccctgacccccagcTCGCTCCGGACGCCGTGACCCATAACTTTCATCACTCCCATGTCGCCCATGTTCATGTCTATGTCCTCACCCATTTCATCCATATCTAGAGACAGCATGTCCCCCAAGCCCCCCATGCTGCCCTGGAGACCCTTAAACATGGCCGGGAGTCTCCCACCCTCAAGACTTCCCTCCAGGCTCTTGTCCTCTAGTTTTTCTATCTCCCACCCCCCCTCTTTgtccctctccccctctgtctctccaaACCCGCCGGAGAACCCTCGCACTATAGTGGTCACCCTGCTCCTCTGCATGCCCCCCCTCTCCCTGTCCCCCTCCTCCCAGGTCCTCTCCTCCCGCTCCACCACGCCTCCCGGGAAGCTCCTGAGCGTCACCTGCACCCGCCCCCCCTCCAGACTCCCGCTGTCGTCCCTGTCCCTCTGCCCCCAGCCCTTCTCCTCCACGgtgccttcctcctcctcgtcctcctctccgAACCTGCCCTGCAGCCCTCGGAGCATGGCGTGGAACCTCCCGCCTTCGAGTGAGCCCACCCCCCTCTCCaggccggcgccgccgccccccctctcGGTGTCTCCGTTGCTGAGTGTGCGCAGGAGGCAGCTGACACCGGCGCTGCTGACCGCCGCGCTGTTGGAGTCCTGAGAGTGTGAGCGGAAGAACGAGCCGGAGGAGCCGATGGACATCGGAGTGAAGAactgagagagggaggagatggACGGATTAAGAGCAGAAATGAACAACTCGTGGTTTCACGCTTCAACGCTGTGAACGACTGGTGTTTCTGCTCACAGGTGAGATGTTGGAGCGCTCCATCAGTAGAGACGTCGGACTGGGAGTCATGTTGGACCGCTCCATCAGCctctcctcccacagtctgagcctcctctccctctcctccagctccttctcttTGGAGTAAAGCTCCCTCTCCAGCTTCCGGAGGCGCTCCAGGGTCGACTCGATTTCACACCTGAGGTATTGATTCGAAATATCAgcgagaaaaaaataaaggactCAGCAAAAGGTAGCAAATTCAGGGGACAAAATGCCCgtatacatgtttttttaaataaaatcaacCTTTAAAGACTTGTTTTAATATCATAGAGTGCATCCAAAAGAAAGACCTAATATCACAAATCTGCTTTTAATGCACAAACTAAATCTGCCTTTTAATGCATTATTGCACAtgtccacaagagggcactgTGAGCCTGTGACCAAGTGTTTATGAACCTGCATTGAGAAACACAATTAACACTCGGAGCATCTAAATATAGAGGGAGATCTGACGCACAGCCATACCTCCTCCCGTGTTCCTTCCATACCGAACTGTTCATTCATCCCGCCCCTTCACCTCCTTCGCTCGGAGCCACCCCTCTCTTCCTCGCCCATGTTTTTCCACCCGAAGCTAAAACTTCACCCAGAATTGATTGCCTCGCTGCACTCATGTCAAATATGCACAGAATCTTGCACCTTCTCTCCCCTGGTCCCTTGCCCACCTCCCTCCCGCCCCGTGCCGCCGGCGCTCTCTCGTTTCCCCCCGCGATCCGCGATGTTTCTGTCTCGCTCGGTGTTTCAGATTTCACACTCACACAATACATTTCGGTTCCACCCTGAacttctcttcttcagctgaTTTCTCCtgaactgcccccccccccttcctcctcctcctcctcctctaacccCACccctctcgctctgtctctctctctctctctctctctctctctctctctctctctttctctctgtggtgGAGAGAGGGcagagtggaggagtggaggaatCTCTTCCATGGACACTTTCCAGAGAGC of the Salarias fasciatus chromosome 18, fSalaFa1.1, whole genome shotgun sequence genome contains:
- the LOC115404946 gene encoding mitogen-activated protein kinase kinase kinase 20-like, with the translated sequence MSSPGSSFVQIKHEDLLYYENCGGGSFGSVYRALWISQDKEVAVKKLLKIDKEAEILSVLSHKNIIQFYGAVLESPNYGIVTEYASGGSLYEYLSSEQSEEMDMEQIMTWAIQIAKGMHYLHAEAPVKVIHRDLKSRNVVMTADKVLKICDFGASKFLSHTTHMTVVGTFPWMAPEVIQSLPVSETCDTYSYGVVLWEMLTREVPFKGFEGLQVAWLVVEKQERLTIPTSCPASFAELMRKCWQADPKERPQFKQVLVTLETMANDSRLPDQCNSFLHHKDQWRCEIESTLERLRKLERELYSKEKELEERERRLRLWEERLMERSNMTPSPTSLLMERSNISPFFTPMSIGSSGSFFRSHSQDSNSAAVSSAGVSCLLRTLSNGDTERGGGGAGLERGVGSLEGGRFHAMLRGLQGRFGEEDEEEEGTVEEKGWGQRDRDDSGSLEGGRVQVTLRSFPGGVVEREERTWEEGDRERGGMQRSRVTTIVRGFSGGFGETEGERDKEGGWEIEKLEDKSLEGSLEGGRLPAMFKGLQGSMGGLGDMLSLDMDEMGEDIDMNMGDMGVMKVMGHGVRSELGVRGRRGDMGVVVQGVRGDLSEAISQKIRGEVGVLGHSGVQVSMRASSNQNSVKSCSVRHGTKINMATAAMDMMELDWSDSD